A single Natranaerobius thermophilus JW/NM-WN-LF DNA region contains:
- a CDS encoding IS3 family transposase (programmed frameshift), protein MSNKRYNEDFKRTIVDLYNSGSSVKDLSSEYGVTEVTIYKWIKDFSPNQQSGSEGATSKDVEEMQKEMARLKEENEILKKGYDHIRQKVDNTELTEFIKEQKDEHTIKAICDALDFPRSTYYETINRVESNRDKENRELLDQITQIHKNSKKRYGAPKIHAVLINKGYKVSLKRVQRLMRKEGIKSIVRKKYRPYPSREKVVERENLLKQDFSTTFVNQKWVTDITYIDTVKDGWCYLASVMDLHTHKIVGYSFSKTMTTDLVIKAVKNAYDTQKPGNGLILHSDLGTQYTSDDFKRFLRYKGIKQSFSRKGCPYDNAHIESFHATLKKEEVNHVKYLDFKSAEIALFRFIESWYNRTRIHGSLEFLTPQHVEDLAKQSA, encoded by the exons ATGAGTAATAAGAGATATAATGAAGACTTCAAAAGAACAATTGTAGATTTATATAATTCAGGTAGTTCTGTGAAGGATTTGTCTAGCGAATATGGTGTGACAGAGGTTACTATTTATAAATGGATCAAAGATTTCTCTCCAAACCAACAATCTGGCAGTGAGGGAGCCACTTCAAAAGATGTGGAAGAAATGCAAAAAGAAATGGCTCGCTTGAAAGAGGAGAATGAAATCTTAAAAAAGG GCTATGACCATATTCGCCAAAAAGTAGACAATACAGAGCTTACTGAATTTATAAAAGAACAAAAGGACGAGCATACTATCAAAGCTATTTGTGATGCTCTAGACTTTCCGAGAAGTACTTATTACGAAACAATAAATCGAGTTGAATCTAATCGTGACAAAGAAAACAGAGAACTATTAGATCAAATAACTCAAATTCATAAAAACAGTAAAAAGCGATATGGTGCACCAAAGATCCACGCTGTGCTAATCAATAAAGGATACAAAGTCAGCTTAAAAAGAGTCCAACGATTAATGAGAAAAGAGGGTATCAAATCAATTGTCAGGAAAAAATATCGGCCTTATCCTAGTAGAGAAAAAGTAGTCGAACGAGAGAATCTCCTAAAACAAGACTTTTCAACTACATTTGTCAATCAAAAGTGGGTTACTGATATTACATACATTGATACTGTTAAAGACGGCTGGTGCTACTTAGCCTCTGTAATGGATTTACACACCCATAAAATTGTTGGATACTCTTTTAGCAAGACCATGACAACAGATTTAGTTATTAAAGCTGTTAAAAATGCTTATGATACACAGAAACCTGGCAATGGACTTATTCTACATAGTGATCTAGGTACCCAGTACACTAGCGATGACTTTAAGCGTTTTTTAAGGTACAAAGGGATCAAGCAATCATTTAGCAGAAAAGGCTGCCCTTATGACAATGCACATATCGAATCATTTCATGCTACTTTGAAAAAGGAAGAAGTTAACCATGTTAAGTACTTAGACTTCAAATCGGCTGAAATTGCTCTATTTAGGTTCATTGAGAGCTGGTACAACAGAACAAGAATCCATGGAAGTTTGGAGTTTTTAACTCCTCAACATGTTGAGGATCTAGCAAAGCAATCTGCTTAA
- a CDS encoding serpin family protein has translation MFQNVVDSDPEENIMISPISVNYALYMTYSGADGETKEEMETALKLNGLDSEELNEQMHHLANYLEYGGVDLQIANSIWGRKNRVEFLDTFQDDMKDYYNARMEELDFNDPEASDTINNWVAENTEDKIEEMVPDNIPNGVLVYLINAIYFNGNWDIPFPEENTREDTFITEKGEERTVDMMSISEEEFSYLENNLFQAVALPYEDESYQMTLYLPQEENSLEDFYNEMNSQNWKKWQKEFMDLEGEVKLPKFKMEYEIELNDVLKDMGMETPFEDADLSKMFHQSQGIYISEVLHKSFIEVDEKGTEAAAATSVAVEEAASMHEFQIEFNRPFFYAIENTEVDTILFMGVVHDPTLD, from the coding sequence CTGTTTCAAAATGTAGTAGACTCGGATCCTGAAGAAAATATTATGATCTCTCCCATAAGTGTGAACTACGCTTTGTATATGACTTACAGTGGAGCGGATGGGGAAACCAAGGAAGAAATGGAAACAGCTTTAAAATTAAATGGACTCGATTCAGAAGAGCTTAATGAGCAAATGCATCATTTGGCCAACTATTTGGAATACGGCGGTGTTGACTTACAAATTGCCAATTCCATTTGGGGACGAAAAAACAGGGTTGAATTTCTAGATACATTTCAGGATGATATGAAAGATTACTACAATGCCCGTATGGAGGAACTTGATTTTAATGATCCAGAAGCCTCAGACACTATTAACAATTGGGTGGCAGAGAATACAGAAGATAAAATAGAAGAAATGGTTCCCGATAATATTCCAAATGGAGTGCTTGTATATCTAATCAATGCAATTTATTTTAATGGAAATTGGGATATTCCATTTCCGGAAGAGAATACCAGGGAAGACACTTTTATCACAGAAAAAGGTGAAGAACGTACTGTTGATATGATGTCTATTTCTGAAGAAGAATTTTCATATTTAGAAAATAACTTGTTTCAAGCTGTAGCTCTACCCTATGAAGATGAAAGCTATCAAATGACATTATATTTACCACAGGAAGAAAACTCTTTGGAAGACTTCTACAATGAAATGAACTCACAGAACTGGAAAAAGTGGCAGAAAGAATTTATGGATTTAGAAGGTGAAGTTAAACTTCCAAAATTTAAAATGGAATACGAAATTGAACTGAACGATGTCTTAAAGGATATGGGGATGGAAACCCCTTTTGAAGATGCTGATTTAAGTAAAATGTTCCATCAGTCCCAGGGAATTTATATCAGTGAAGTACTTCATAAATCCTTTATTGAAGTAGATGAAAAGGGTACGGAAGCAGCAGCTGCCACTTCCGTGGCAGTTGAGGAGGCGGCATCTATGCACGAATTCCAAATTGAATTCAACCGTCCATTCTTCTATGCTATTGAAAACACTGAAGTTGATACTATCCTGTTTATGGGGGTTGTCCACGATCCTACTCTTGATTAA
- a CDS encoding flavodoxin family protein gives MKTILGISAGRKNKVTESVVEAVLTGAKEYSSADIDYELISLSGKLIRPCEACNGCVNTNKCILKDDFPWIMDKMIEADAIVFGAPTYWNHMNAKGQAFWERACFLSRHNAVFLLKDKPGGIVAIDGKGTDNYVIRDLKEYYQDARIKYTGSVTAQGEYACFTCGYGSFCSVGGFAELYPLGTEITDDLKPSANNQHPETTFNKEWKTQSDKNCKKDNNKRIQDKSRTIIPEAKQLGAKITKMCWDHH, from the coding sequence TTGAAAACAATTTTGGGTATTAGTGCCGGAAGAAAAAATAAAGTTACAGAATCAGTGGTTGAAGCAGTCTTAACAGGAGCTAAAGAATATTCATCAGCCGATATTGATTATGAATTAATTTCTCTATCGGGTAAATTAATTAGGCCATGTGAGGCCTGTAATGGTTGTGTGAATACAAATAAGTGTATCCTTAAAGATGATTTTCCATGGATTATGGATAAAATGATCGAAGCAGATGCTATTGTTTTCGGAGCTCCTACTTATTGGAACCATATGAATGCTAAAGGACAAGCCTTTTGGGAAAGAGCTTGTTTTTTAAGTCGGCACAACGCTGTTTTTTTATTAAAAGACAAACCAGGGGGAATTGTGGCAATTGACGGTAAAGGAACTGATAACTATGTGATCAGAGATCTTAAGGAATATTACCAAGATGCCAGGATTAAGTACACAGGAAGTGTAACTGCACAGGGAGAATATGCCTGCTTCACTTGTGGATATGGAAGCTTCTGTTCTGTTGGAGGTTTTGCAGAATTGTATCCATTAGGAACTGAAATCACCGATGATTTGAAACCTTCAGCCAATAACCAACATCCAGAAACGACATTTAATAAGGAATGGAAAACTCAAAGTGATAAAAATTGTAAAAAAGATAATAATAAAAGAATTCAAGATAAATCAAGGACTATTATCCCTGAAGCTAAACAATTAGGGGCTAAAATAACTAAAATGTGTTGGGACCACCACTAA
- the trpB gene encoding tryptophan synthase subunit beta, with protein sequence MTKIGFYGEFGGQHVDEALKPSLEELTEFYYKYKDDSDFYKEFEYHLHTFGGRPTPLYYAKNLTEKLGGGKIFLKREDLNHLGAHKLNNTIGQILLAQKMGKQEIVAETGAGQHGVATAAVSAKFGFNCTIFMGALDAKKQPLNVFRMELLGAKVIKVESGNQTLNDAVNEALSYWVENLENTHYLLGSCVGPHPYPTIVRDYQSVIGREAKVQINELEGKNPDHIVACVGGGSNAIGLFSAFIDNSEVKIHGVEAGGKSLTKGDHAATLTQGEPGMLHGAYTYYLKGEGDAPHDTHSISSGLDYPGVGPEHSHLKASGRASYVAVTDQEALEAYRDLAFCEGIVPALESSHALAYLNKLAPNTDKDELIIVNLSGRGDKDVEAVAKHTGL encoded by the coding sequence ATGACTAAAATAGGTTTTTACGGAGAATTTGGCGGTCAGCATGTTGATGAAGCCCTGAAGCCTTCTTTAGAGGAACTAACAGAGTTTTATTATAAATACAAAGACGACTCTGATTTCTATAAGGAGTTTGAATACCACTTGCACACCTTTGGTGGACGTCCTACTCCTTTATATTATGCTAAGAATTTAACGGAAAAGCTTGGAGGAGGGAAGATCTTTTTAAAACGTGAAGATCTAAACCACTTAGGTGCTCATAAATTAAACAATACAATTGGACAAATTCTTCTCGCCCAAAAAATGGGGAAACAGGAAATAGTAGCAGAAACAGGAGCGGGTCAGCATGGAGTGGCCACAGCAGCAGTCTCTGCTAAATTTGGGTTTAATTGTACTATTTTTATGGGAGCATTAGATGCCAAAAAACAGCCATTAAATGTATTTCGAATGGAACTTTTGGGAGCTAAAGTCATAAAAGTAGAATCGGGAAATCAAACTTTAAATGACGCCGTTAATGAAGCCCTTTCATACTGGGTTGAAAACCTTGAAAATACCCATTATCTCTTGGGTTCATGTGTTGGGCCACATCCATACCCTACAATAGTCAGGGATTATCAATCTGTGATTGGCCGGGAAGCTAAAGTCCAGATTAATGAACTTGAAGGTAAGAATCCCGACCACATTGTAGCTTGTGTCGGAGGCGGTAGTAATGCCATCGGTTTATTCTCTGCTTTTATTGATAATTCGGAAGTGAAAATACATGGCGTAGAAGCTGGAGGTAAAAGTTTAACAAAGGGCGATCATGCAGCTACTTTGACACAAGGTGAACCGGGAATGCTTCATGGAGCTTACACCTATTATCTAAAAGGGGAAGGAGATGCTCCCCATGATACACATTCCATATCATCGGGTTTGGATTATCCCGGGGTAGGTCCCGAACATTCACATCTTAAAGCTTCAGGTAGGGCCTCCTACGTAGCCGTTACTGATCAGGAAGCCCTAGAAGCTTACAGGGATCTGGCTTTCTGTGAAGGCATTGTACCAGCTTTGGAAAGTAGTCATGCACTAGCGTATTTAAATAAACTTGCACCTAATACTGACAAAGATGAACTGATAATAGTTAATTTATCGGGTCGCGGTGACAAGGACGTGGAAGCCGTAGCCAAGCACACAGGTCTATAA